ATTGGCGGGCATATTCTGCGGAAACTACTTCAATTATTAAATATTTCTATAAATAAATATTTTATATATTTAATAAATATGATAAAATATAATCACCTCGATATAGGGGAAGTGATTGCATGGTTGTTGTTACAGGAGCGACAGGACACATAGGAAATGTACTAGTGAGAAAGCTTGTCAATGAAGGCGTTTCTGTAAAGGCTCTGTTTGCACCGGGTGATAACCTGAAAGCATTGTTGAATATGCCTGTTGAATTGATACCCATGGACATTCTTGATTATGAAGGGCTTGTTAGAGCGTTCAAAGGAGCCGATGCCGTATTCCATCTTGCAGGTTTGATTACAATCATGCCTTTCTTCCAGAAAAAGGTATTCAGAGTAAATGTGGAGGGCACAAAGAACGTAATAAGGGCATGTCGGAAAGCCGGTGTAAAAAGGCTTGTTTATGTAAGCTCTGTGCACGCATTAAGTGAGCCTGAAAAAGGGGCTGCGATCGATGAGAATTTCGGATTCAACGTAAAGAAAGTTTATGGGTGTTACGGAAAATCAAAAGCTCTGGCCGGCAGAGAGGTGGAGAGGGCAGTTTCCGAAGGCCTTGATGCAGTTATTTTATGCCCCAGTGGTGTTATCGGACCCTATGATTACAGGGGTTCTGAAATGGGAACGCTGTTTCGGGATTTTGTGAGGGGGAAATTCCGTATATCTGTGAATGGTTGTTTTGACTTTGTTGATGTCAGAGATGTGGCAGATGGAATTATTAGAGCGTGGAAAAAAGGAAAATCGGGCGAAAAATATATACTCAGCGGGCACATGATAACGATGAAAAAGCTTGTGGCTTTGCTTTATAAATATACAGCACAAAAGAGAAAGAAAATATTCTTTGTGCCGGAAGTGCTGGTATATCCTGTCGCTGCTGTAATGACTGCTTACTACTGGTTGTCCGGCTCAAAGCCCCGGTTTACCTTTTACTCCCTTCATACCCTTCGCAGGTATTACAGGTTTTCACACGAAAAGGCTTCCAGAGAATTAGGATATTTTCCAGGGCCAATAGAAGAAACTGTAAAAGCCACTCTCGAATGGTTTACAAAAGAAGCAAACACACTTACCTATAATCGGCAATATCGTTCTTGTTAAAGAGGAGTTTTTAAGTTCTTTTCTGTGTTTGTAAATTGCTATAAGGAAAGTACCTCCAAAGAGCAGAAGAAGATTTCTTTCTTTCGCAAAGATTGATTT
The Kosmotoga arenicorallina S304 genome window above contains:
- a CDS encoding SDR family oxidoreductase, with amino-acid sequence MVVVTGATGHIGNVLVRKLVNEGVSVKALFAPGDNLKALLNMPVELIPMDILDYEGLVRAFKGADAVFHLAGLITIMPFFQKKVFRVNVEGTKNVIRACRKAGVKRLVYVSSVHALSEPEKGAAIDENFGFNVKKVYGCYGKSKALAGREVERAVSEGLDAVILCPSGVIGPYDYRGSEMGTLFRDFVRGKFRISVNGCFDFVDVRDVADGIIRAWKKGKSGEKYILSGHMITMKKLVALLYKYTAQKRKKIFFVPEVLVYPVAAVMTAYYWLSGSKPRFTFYSLHTLRRYYRFSHEKASRELGYFPGPIEETVKATLEWFTKEANTLTYNRQYRSC